TTCACTCTCCTAAAATCTCAATAACACACTCACAGCATATCTTTACCGCTCTTTCACAGGTAAGCTCATCAATAATAAGCGGTGGATTAAAGCATATGACATTACCTAAAGGACGCAGTATTAGCCCCTTTTGTAACGCCTTTTTATAAATTTGATAACCTACTCTAAGCCCTGCGTCAAAACTCTCTTTACTACCTTTATCCTTAACTAGCTCAATAGCATTTATAAGGCTCAAACTTCTAATCTCCGACATTTTTATACTCTTTTAAAGCAAAATTTAAAAGCTCATTTAGCCTTTTAGCACGAATTACTACTACTTTTAAAATCTCACCACTTTCAAGCTGAGCTAAAACACCAAGAGCTGCTACACAACCAAGAGGGGTTACCGCTATAAGTATGTGAGTGCATAAATGCCTTGCTCTCATTATAAGGTGCATAAAATGAGTCATAAATTTTTGTCGTACAGCGGTGATAACCATCGGCATAAAGCCACCCGTTAGCCCCTTTGAAAGCGTCATAATATCAGGCACAATCCCAGCATAATCACAAGCAAAAAGTCGCCCGGTGCGACCAAAACCAGTAGCAATCTCATCAGCGATAAGCAACACATTGCTCTTATCACAAAACGTCCTTAGTTTTTTTAGGTATATACTAGGATAAATTTTCATAACAATTGATATAAATTTATCTATTATTCCTCTTTTTATAACTAAACCACCATCAGCCAATAAAACAACTGGCTTATTTTCTTTTTTAAACTTATA
This window of the Campylobacter anatolicus genome carries:
- a CDS encoding aminotransferase class III-fold pyridoxal phosphate-dependent enzyme; translated protein: MSEIRSLSLINAIELVKDKGSKESFDAGLRVGYQIYKKALQKGLILRPLGNVICFNPPLIIDELTCERAVKICCECVIEILGE
- a CDS encoding aminotransferase class III-fold pyridoxal phosphate-dependent enzyme, whose amino-acid sequence is MYAKYKFKKENKPVVLLADGGLVIKRGIIDKFISIVMKIYPSIYLKKLRTFCDKSNVLLIADEIATGFGRTGRLFACDYAGIVPDIMTLSKGLTGGFMPMVITAVRQKFMTHFMHLIMRARHLCTHILIAVTPLGCVAALGVLAQLESGEILKVVVIRAKRLNELLNFALKEYKNVGD